One window of the Nitratidesulfovibrio sp. genome contains the following:
- a CDS encoding DUF3536 domain-containing protein, with product MPRSLCIHGHFYQPPREDPWLDDILPEGSAAPATDWNTRILHESYAPLGWARRLDREGRIGDILNCYEWTSFNAGPTLLRWMDRHAPDTLRRMVEGDRTSAARWGHGNAMAQVYHHVIMPLATPLDREVETAWAVADFTARFGRTPEGMWLPEAAVDTPTLETLAEAGIAFTVLAPRQARAVAALDGIDQANAAWQPVHEGSLDIGLPYRAELPSGRSIDIFFYDGPISRAVAFEQLLRDGEIFWRRLADAARALPVPPGEERGDGGNGDRLLTVCTDGETYGHHFTFGEMALAHVLAQGYAGRDGVALTNFAAFRHRNPPRMRVLLHEPSSWSCAHGVERWRSDCGCTDGGHPGWNQRWRGPLRQGLDAVKQGLDAHFTAAGSALFRNPKAALLAYGQVLTQPGDTAARESFAAAHLVPGITGRQADAAWKLLAMQEAGLASFASCAWFFDEISRIEPVNAMTYALRALDLCTATGGPDLLPRLAEHLTHALSNKPEEGTGADILSRTVLPRRGTDASLVLQALWRLRAEQGLPAPGTTATHAWPGAEVDVILDAQDAHGAQDAPDTPARPDTPAGPDISGSPETGPLGTGNITGTAALRLPLEAEGRTVRFAWTPPGPSTPARASRITVRPEAEPHAAATSLSVADLPLNARQALLLSLLRGEERNQGARRAALASQALALVDPWEEAQHDMPASHLWADLAPQLGLALVTGPPASTLSGDDTRNDAAWRQGLDLLRSLQPSPRQRHGLHLLLRDHLLELLAAPAPDWNELCGTVARTREVAPDFDWWTVQNRMWERLQASGATAGAQARQCAALLGFRV from the coding sequence ATGCCCCGCAGCCTGTGCATCCATGGCCACTTCTATCAGCCGCCCCGCGAAGATCCGTGGCTGGATGATATTTTGCCCGAAGGCAGCGCAGCCCCCGCCACCGACTGGAACACCCGCATCCTGCACGAAAGTTATGCCCCGTTGGGTTGGGCGCGCCGCCTGGACCGCGAAGGGCGCATCGGCGACATCCTGAACTGCTACGAATGGACCAGCTTCAACGCCGGGCCCACCCTGCTGCGCTGGATGGACCGCCACGCGCCGGACACCCTGCGCCGCATGGTGGAAGGCGACCGGACAAGCGCGGCGCGCTGGGGGCACGGCAACGCCATGGCCCAGGTGTACCATCACGTCATCATGCCCCTGGCCACCCCGCTCGACCGCGAGGTGGAAACCGCATGGGCCGTGGCCGACTTCACGGCGCGTTTCGGACGTACGCCCGAAGGCATGTGGCTGCCCGAGGCCGCCGTGGATACCCCCACGCTGGAAACCCTGGCGGAGGCGGGCATCGCCTTCACCGTGCTGGCCCCGCGCCAGGCCCGTGCCGTGGCCGCGCTGGACGGCATCGACCAGGCCAATGCCGCGTGGCAGCCGGTGCACGAAGGCTCGCTGGACATCGGCCTGCCCTACCGGGCGGAACTGCCCTCCGGTCGGAGCATCGACATCTTCTTCTACGACGGCCCCATCTCGCGAGCCGTGGCGTTCGAGCAACTTTTGCGCGACGGCGAAATCTTCTGGCGCAGGCTGGCCGACGCGGCCCGCGCCCTGCCCGTGCCCCCCGGCGAGGAACGGGGGGACGGCGGAAACGGGGACCGGCTGCTGACCGTATGCACCGATGGCGAAACCTACGGCCACCACTTCACCTTCGGCGAAATGGCCCTGGCCCACGTGCTGGCCCAGGGCTACGCCGGGCGCGACGGCGTGGCGCTGACCAATTTTGCCGCGTTCCGCCATCGCAACCCGCCGCGCATGCGGGTGCTGCTGCACGAGCCTTCGTCGTGGAGCTGCGCCCATGGCGTGGAACGCTGGCGGTCCGACTGCGGCTGCACAGACGGCGGCCACCCCGGCTGGAACCAGCGCTGGCGCGGCCCCCTGCGTCAGGGGCTGGACGCGGTGAAACAGGGGCTGGACGCCCATTTCACCGCCGCCGGATCCGCGCTGTTCCGCAACCCCAAGGCCGCACTGCTGGCCTACGGGCAGGTGCTGACGCAGCCCGGGGACACCGCCGCGCGAGAATCCTTTGCCGCCGCGCACTTGGTCCCCGGCATCACCGGGCGGCAGGCCGACGCGGCGTGGAAGCTGCTGGCCATGCAGGAGGCGGGGCTGGCGTCCTTTGCCAGTTGCGCCTGGTTCTTCGACGAAATTTCGCGCATCGAGCCGGTGAACGCCATGACCTACGCCCTGCGCGCCCTGGACCTGTGCACCGCCACCGGCGGTCCGGACCTGTTGCCGCGTCTGGCGGAACACCTGACCCACGCCCTTTCCAACAAACCGGAGGAAGGCACCGGGGCGGACATCCTGTCCCGCACCGTACTGCCCCGACGCGGCACGGACGCCAGCCTGGTGCTTCAGGCCCTGTGGCGCCTGCGCGCGGAACAGGGACTGCCCGCGCCGGGCACCACGGCCACCCATGCCTGGCCGGGCGCCGAGGTGGACGTGATCCTCGATGCACAGGATGCACATGGCGCACAGGATGCGCCTGACACGCCTGCCCGGCCTGACACACCTGCCGGGCCTGACATATCTGGCAGCCCGGAAACCGGCCCCCTCGGCACGGGAAACATTACGGGCACCGCCGCGCTGCGCCTGCCGCTGGAGGCGGAAGGCCGCACCGTGCGCTTCGCCTGGACCCCGCCGGGGCCGTCCACGCCTGCCCGCGCCTCGCGCATCACCGTGCGCCCCGAGGCGGAACCCCATGCCGCCGCAACGTCCCTTTCCGTGGCAGACCTGCCGCTGAACGCCCGGCAGGCCCTGCTGCTGTCCCTGCTGCGCGGCGAGGAACGCAACCAGGGCGCCCGGCGCGCCGCGCTGGCCAGCCAGGCACTCGCCCTTGTCGACCCGTGGGAAGAAGCCCAGCACGACATGCCCGCCAGCCACCTGTGGGCCGACCTTGCCCCGCAGCTTGGGCTGGCGTTGGTCACAGGGCCGCCTGCGTCCACCCTCTCCGGTGACGACACCCGCAACGACGCCGCGTGGCGGCAGGGGTTGGATCTGCTGCGCTCGCTGCAACCATCCCCACGCCAGCGGCACGGGCTGCACCTGCTGCTGCGGGACCACCTGCTGGAACTGCTGGCCGCCCCCGCGCCGGACTGGAACGAACTGTGCGGTACCGTGGCGCGCACCCGCGAGGTGGCACCCGACTTCGACTGGTGGACCGTGCAGAACCGGATGTGGGAGCGATTGCAGGCCAGCGGCGCGACTGCCGGGGCGCAGGCCCGGCAATGCGCGGCCCTGCTGGGCTTTCGGGTATAG
- a CDS encoding tetratricopeptide repeat protein, which produces MNVDTEMVKDFPVLGEKPRRGVFSTTADMKIGFGGTRRTVQQNVMIYVNQREDGRYDAQVLNDNHVPTGETTIVTYEDLVLDYIPEPAIYHEKVYPAMRELAGHIARGERHRERGETWSAEFEFQNALAIDEQNVRATFGLGLTYLAREDLDKAREVFQRLIALPGAFDPRHKHMFNDFGIKLRKSRMFGEALRFYARAAQLAPKDDHLLYNIARTLFESGDYEKANGFLCRALALNPRLEEGQQLRAVIAVRKGHDVGHPMDMPQELLLNDPCDVPESLADTVESY; this is translated from the coding sequence GTGAACGTCGATACGGAAATGGTGAAAGATTTTCCCGTGCTGGGCGAAAAGCCCAGACGCGGGGTCTTTTCCACGACGGCCGATATGAAAATCGGTTTCGGCGGAACGCGACGTACCGTGCAGCAGAACGTGATGATTTACGTGAACCAGCGCGAGGATGGCCGCTACGATGCCCAGGTGCTGAACGACAATCACGTGCCCACTGGCGAGACCACCATCGTCACCTACGAGGACCTCGTCCTCGACTACATTCCCGAACCCGCCATTTACCACGAGAAGGTGTATCCGGCCATGCGCGAGTTGGCCGGGCACATCGCGCGCGGCGAGCGCCACCGCGAACGCGGCGAGACCTGGAGCGCCGAATTCGAGTTCCAGAACGCCCTGGCCATCGACGAGCAGAACGTGCGCGCCACCTTCGGGCTGGGGCTCACCTACCTTGCCCGCGAAGACCTGGACAAGGCGCGCGAGGTGTTCCAGCGGCTCATTGCCCTGCCCGGCGCCTTCGACCCGCGTCACAAGCACATGTTCAACGATTTCGGCATCAAGCTGCGCAAAAGCCGCATGTTCGGAGAGGCGTTGCGCTTCTACGCCCGCGCCGCGCAACTGGCGCCCAAGGACGACCACCTGCTGTACAACATCGCCCGGACCCTGTTCGAGTCCGGCGATTACGAGAAGGCCAACGGCTTTCTGTGCCGCGCCCTGGCCCTGAACCCCCGGCTGGAGGAAGGGCAGCAGTTGCGCGCGGTCATCGCGGTGCGCAAGGGGCACGATGTGGGGCACCCCATGGACATGCCGCAGGAACTTCTGCTGAACGATCCGTGCGATGTGCCGGAATCGTTGGCGGACACCGTGGAAAGCTATTAG
- a CDS encoding DmsC/YnfH family molybdoenzyme membrane anchor subunit yields MQNIELPLVLFTVLSQAAVGMALLLAVRSCGCAGGACATTPTTTGTGGGAPGSRAEWLTATIVMGVALLASLFHLGHPEGAVRTLAHLERAWLSREILAFGAFAVLLAVAAVTGKAGAGLRGAAALVGLAALYTSGMTYAPPAMPALHNAAPLGFFLLSALLLGASFGSWFAGEGSQPMLRAVLLGSLAAALAVYVIVPCVWASGGTVMQMTARAWLASPLYWARLVLGIVVPLVVMIRSPRIPRWMGPLVLLGELAGRAVFFGATVHAAVNLGIPY; encoded by the coding sequence ATGCAGAACATAGAACTTCCCCTCGTGCTGTTCACCGTGCTGTCGCAAGCCGCCGTGGGCATGGCCCTGCTGCTGGCCGTTCGCTCGTGCGGCTGCGCGGGCGGGGCCTGCGCGACCACGCCGACCACGACGGGCACGGGCGGCGGCGCCCCCGGAAGCCGCGCGGAATGGCTGACAGCCACCATCGTCATGGGCGTGGCCCTGCTGGCCTCGCTGTTCCATCTGGGCCATCCGGAAGGGGCGGTGCGCACCCTGGCTCATCTGGAAAGGGCCTGGCTGAGCCGCGAGATTCTGGCCTTTGGCGCGTTCGCCGTGCTGCTTGCCGTGGCCGCCGTCACCGGCAAGGCGGGCGCGGGCCTGCGCGGGGCCGCCGCGCTGGTGGGCCTGGCCGCCCTGTACACCTCGGGCATGACCTATGCGCCGCCCGCCATGCCCGCCCTGCACAACGCCGCGCCGCTGGGGTTCTTCCTGCTGTCGGCGCTGCTGCTGGGGGCCTCCTTCGGCAGCTGGTTCGCGGGCGAAGGCAGCCAGCCCATGCTGCGCGCCGTGCTGCTGGGCAGTCTGGCGGCGGCGCTGGCGGTGTACGTCATCGTGCCCTGCGTGTGGGCATCGGGCGGCACGGTCATGCAGATGACCGCGCGCGCGTGGCTGGCATCGCCCCTGTACTGGGCGCGGCTGGTACTGGGCATCGTGGTGCCGCTGGTGGTGATGATCCGCAGCCCGCGCATCCCCCGCTGGATGGGGCCGCTGGTGCTGCTGGGCGAACTGGCGGGCCGGGCCGTGTTCTTCGGGGCTACCGTGCATGCCGCGGTGAATCTGGGCATCCCGTACTAA